Within Mesoplodon densirostris isolate mMesDen1 chromosome 13, mMesDen1 primary haplotype, whole genome shotgun sequence, the genomic segment GGTTTTCCATAGGACTGGTTTCCACCTTGATAGTGGTTAATCCACCTGCAGTAAAACATGGGGGAGGGGTGATAAACCAGCTCTCCTCCATCGGACAGGACTCAAACTGGAGGAAGCAGGAATCACTTGTATCACTTAAGCACTCAAGAGATGCAGGTAAACAGGAAAAGACTGAAGGGTGCTCGGTAGGTGACTCTTCACTGATGTCTTCTTCTTCCTCGTCTTCTGCTGCTGAGAAACCAGTGCAAGTGTCTAGATCGTAGTCCACACACGTCGTTGAAGTCCCATGGGATAGGAGTATCACATTGATATCACATCAGagcacagaaaaagaagagatgatGCTGTTAGCTGATG encodes:
- the TP53INP1 gene encoding tumor protein p53-inducible nuclear protein 1 isoform X2 encodes the protein MFQRLNKMFVGEVNTSSNQEPEFSEKEDDEWILVDFIDTCTGFSAAEDEEEEDISEESPTEHPSVFSCLPASLECLSDTSDSCFLQFESCPMEESWFITPPPCFTAGGLTTIKVETSPMENLLIEHPSMSVYAVHNPCPSLGEAHCGTEEFHNPSSPRARKSCL